In the Diospyros lotus cultivar Yz01 chromosome 13, ASM1463336v1, whole genome shotgun sequence genome, aagtttgaaattcaaaaattgtttaaactttctcaaacaacaaggatcaaaagaaagaaacatgtttaaagataattcacatttaattcaaaataaatttactttttgcatgataaatcaatatttaaaaattcaaatataagtttttgagatataaatgattaaaacaagaaaacatgtttaaaaataattctcctttaattcaaaataaatgtacTTTTTGCATGATAAAGAAATacttttatcaaaatatgaaaatttaaattaagcttttgaaacataaatgattaaaacatggaaacatgtctaaaagcaattcacttttagttcaaaataaatttactttttgtatgaaaaagaaatacatttatcaagatatgaaaattcaaatataaacttttgagacataaattattaaaataagaaagtatgtttaaaagtaattaatctttaatttaaaataaatttactttttacatgagtaataaatgtatttatcaaaatataaaaatttaaaaataaacttttgagacataaattatcaaaataagaaaacatgtctaaaaacaaccCACATTTAgttgaaaatatatttactttttgtatccacttttaattcaaaataaatttattttttgcatgagtaaaaaatacatttatatcataaaaatatttttattatcatcaagatcgtatttacttacccttaAGTTTAACAAATGTGATAACAATAGATTACATGAATCCAACATCTTCTAGAATCTTAAAAACACATTTCAAGCTTTCAAGGCAAGACAAAATTTAAGAGTCGCATCGATTAATTGagttttctttaattaaataatgaactaattgtaataaaaatgcatataaaaatagtaaatatgGTGATAAGGTGCATGAATAATATACTTAATCTtgtaaagaataaataaatcaaattataacATTAAGCTTGCATAtatcactacaacaaaaatgatttgttgaggcattttttttagggcattttttaaaaaatgtcctctaaaataccattttaaggcataatttaaaaaagtgccccaatacaataactttaatgaggcacaacaattaagtgccctataaaatatcattttaaggcacaatttaaagaagtgccCCAATAAAATAACTCTAATGAGGCACGAgaatgaaatgccctaatagacaaatataagtgtcttaatagataaatctaataggacagaatttttaaaatgccacattaaaataattctaacaagacactctAACAAAGTGCcataatagacaaatcttaagtgccccaataaaataattctaatgaaacttagatatactataaaataaacataggcacatatattaataagataatgcgtagattaggtggtcacgcgtgtgcaagaagaaggaaaggttcAGGGTTCGAGCTGAGGGAGAAGTAAGTTAGAGTTAAGAGATGGCcggggatatgaaaaataaatttatagtgatttttgagacatttttaagtgtcgcaacaaatttaaatttatagttatttttgaggcatttgtaagtgtctCAATACGTTTTTGGGACACAGTTACATGAGGCATTATTATTAAtgccctaatagttaaaatgccccaataaactatttattaagacatttttaaatgtctcttaatctaaaatttgttgtagtgtatTACTTGATTCCAACACacaaaatcttctaaaatttagaaagaaCATTCCATGGATTTAAAGACATGATGtgcaaaaatgaatataaaagtGATAACATGATGATAAGGTTCATGAATAATGTATTTAATCTTGTAGAGATTACGTGAATTTGATAACATTGATCTTGTTTAGATTACATTAATCCAGCATcttttagaatttagaatgaaCATTTCATGGTTTTAGAAGCAAGACAAAATATAAGGACATGGTAATTGGGTTTCCTTTAAtcttttattatcaaaatcGTTTGCCAGAAGGTGCAACTAAATGCAGGAGGTGCAAGCTTGGTGGTCATGCTGGATCTTTGGTTTTTCTACTTGTTACCTTATTTTGGTTTCTtctcatgcatgcatgtatgctGGATATATTGGGATTTTTagtgaaaatttttaattagtcttaaaaattatttcttatttctaaacttaattttttgttcAGTGTATAATCCTATTTATTGATCAGTTGTTAATTGTTATTAGGCAATAAAATCTTTAACCTTGGTGAACAAAAAAACTAGTTTATAAATAAGATATTTGACTTATTATTCAAAGTGTGCAAATCACTTGTGAGAGACCAGTGAGACTAGGAACTGGGTGTAATTGGGACTTagatttagagagaaaatattaagttttgTAGTTGTAAACTTTACTACATAGCGATATTTTTCTTTGTCGTCCTGAcaactatgatttttttttttttttagggtttttcacgTAAACATCTCTTATGTTTGAGTGtgattagatattttgttttccatcttattttttttctccaacaagtggtattagagctttgGTTATTGGTCACCTAGTACAAAAAAGATATATTAAGTATGTTGAAGTTTGATTGTGAAAAGTTCGATGGGAAGATTAATTTTGGCTTGTGGCAAATACAAGTCAAGGATATCTTGATCCAATGTGGATTACATAAGATGTTGAAGGGTAAACCAATTCCTAAAGGCTTTGGAAAATCTGGTAAAGAAATGGTTGGTGTTAAATCTGGAAAATCCGTGATAAGCGATAATGAGTGGGAGGAACTTGATTTGAAGGCTGCAAGTACAATTCGATTATGCCTAACCAAGAATGTTCTTGCTAATGTTCAAGGAATATCTGGTGCGAAGGAACTTTGGGAGAGGTTTAAGGAATTGTATCAAGCAAAAAACGTTTGCaatcaattttatttgaataagcAGTTTCACAAATTACAAATGACTGAAGGAATGAAAATTTCTGATCTTTTGGGAGTGCTCAATGAAATTGTTGCTGAACTAGAATAAATTGGACTTAAAATAGAAGATGAGGACAAAGCGTTGAAACTCATCTGGTCACTTCCATCTTCCTATGCACACATGAAGCCTATCTTGATGCATGGGGGTCCAATTATAAGTTTGGAGAATGTggcaaataaattaatttctaaggAAAAGAgagtaagaaatgaaaataaaacttttgagaATTTAGCACTTGTCAGAAATTGGAATGAGACATCCAAGAAGAAAGTGATTTGCTGGAAGGGTAAACAATCCGGTCATGTAAAAATGGATTGTCATGCTGATGGAGTAAGTTTGGAAAAGAGCTCTAAAGATTGTGACGCTAGAAATTCATCTCTCAATATTGTGGGAAATAAAGATTTCCTCTAAAAAGATGGCATATACATCCTCATAACATGCCACTAGACCACCACAATTGCCATGTGTAGGTTTTATAACCCAACCTACTTCTCGGccaaacaacaaatcaagcataataaacaaaaacagaaattgAAAGATCACAATCACAACTCACACACGCAAAATAGTGACACAACGAgttacgtgttcggatcaaaatagatcctactcatggcagaggctccgcctctagttaattcattaaaaatctcaAGATTACAATCGGATTACAAGATCTCAACATAAGTAAAATAGTATTGCAAAATAAAGAACTGAAAACAGAATACAAAATAAGAACAAGCATAGTTCTGTTTGGACCGATCTCGCGATCGAGGTCAAGAATCTATTATATCAGTCTACCAATCTCTCACGCCTTAGGCAATTAAATCACAATAGAGATTAAAACAATACCTTTACTTACCAAGCGATCTTACCATAGAAACAAACAATCGATCGAAAGAGAGAAGGATTCACGAGAAAGTGTCTTGCTTCAACGTCGATTAGGGTTTCAAAAAAATGAGCGAGAAAGAGAACATTCTGGAGATTAAGGCATCAATCGAGCCTTTTTATAGTAGCGTTTTGGAGACTAGAATGGGCTGGGTCAGCAAACAACACGGATAGAACACACGACTTTGGGCTTGGCCCATAACTCATTTTAGCCCACATAAACTTTGGTCCACATATACGTTAAACAatcaacataatatatataacatttaaatcCAAATCAAATGAATATAAATGAAGCTCAATTTCATATGACAACATGTAATCAgattgtatatcaaaatataaatgaaaaatcatttaattcaattttgaatcacataaatcAACACCATGAAAGAGGATGTGATACTTCTAACGGGTTCACAAGTTTGCACACAAGCATTGGCTTGACGGTGGTGCAAGGTGTGTGGTAGAAATGATGTTGATGGATGAAGAGCTCCCAAGAAAGTCAAGCATGAGGGTTGCATCATAGTTTTTCATCAAGGTATTTTTTGACATTATGCCGTGAAAATCTTAGGGCAATATGTTCCTAAGTGCTTGTACCTTTTATGGTGGGGTATGGTGACTTTGGTAATTAAGATTATGGTGATTATCGATAATAGATAGTCATGGTTGTTGTCATAAAATGGGCGAATGTTTTTAAGAATTCTTACTAAGTTGGTGGTTTGTTGGGATTTTTAGTGAGAAATCCTAATTAGTCTCGAAGATTATTTCATATTCCTaatattgatttttgtttagTGTGTAAATCTTATTTACTAGTCAATTGTTAATTGTTATTAGGCAAGAAAATCTCAATCTTAGTGAATAAGGAAattagtctataaataagataCTTGGCTTGTTATTCAAAGTATGCAAATCATTTGTAAGAGGCCAATGAGAGCTAAAAATTGGGTGCGATTGGGATTTGGGTTTAGAGAGAAAATATTAACTTTTGTAATTGTAAACTTTACTATAtagtcatatttttctttgtcattCTGACGAtcttagtttttttctttaagaatttttcacgtaaaaatctcttgtgtttgaatgtaaTTGTATCTTTTGTTTTCATCTTATTTAATTTCCGAACAGGATGTTCCTAAAGTTGAGTGAATTAATTGGTTCTAAGTTCTACTACAATTGGGCATGCGACTCTATAACCGTAATTGGTTTGTTTTTTTCTGTTGCTTTATTGTGCAAGCTAGTAGGTTGCTACGTTTGATTCGGGTGTAAGCAATTAGACTGTTGTTTTACCGGATGTTCCTCAAGTTAGGTGACTTAATTTGGTTTGTTCGGTTCTCATTTGTTTGCAATCGTTGTTGTTTGCAGGGTGGGACTGTTTTATGTTTCTTTACTGGTTTGTGGGTTCTTCTTCTACTAATATTGTTaccatttaaaaataaaatagaaagctACAACTAGATGCACTTGTAGTTTGCACTACACATGCAGAAGTAGAAATCAAGGGCATAATGCTTTTGAAGTCTATTATTAGAGACCACACACGAGGATATGtatgatttattttgtgttgtttatgAAGACTTCCTCTTTTTTTAGTTAACGCACTATCACGAGTTCCTCCGTTGTTCGGTCTCATGATTTTAGAAGGAAAGATAAATCAAGGAATCCAGCAGGTAGATTTCAATCCTTAGCACAATCGCAAATGTAAGGGTGgcaagtatttttcattttcagagTTGCTACTTGCCTGCTGAATTATCACTAGTACAAGGTTCCTTCTTTATTGGATAGAATTTTGTTCTAGAAACTCATTCCCCATATTGAGAGTTTTGTTCTTATTTAAACTAgttattttttgagttttctaTACTCCAATATCACTAGACTGTAAAATTGATTCTTATTATAAGTAATTCATTTCCCATCCTTTTTTTACCTCAAAAATCATGCTTACTCCAACCGTATTTTCTATTCtcctctttattttattttttattttatttatttattaataaattttaattttatttattttaccatacttataattttcactattataaaaatatactatttattttataatttaataataaatattacgatattaaattttaataataaatattatggtATCAAATTAAACACAACAACAATACACCAACAGCCCAAATATgctaaaaaaatacaaatcagaaaaaatatgatacaagaACCACTAtttcaaatacacaaataaataatcttGTTGAGTAATTTTGTAGGATCAGATTGAAAACattatattgaaaaatttagaaaaaatatgatacaaattttatgtgatttggCTCTATAATCAGATAATTCACTAATGtgtaattttgtattaaaaaaaactataaatatatttaacataattttttctaatttagatAACTGATCAcactttatttgaaaattcaattaatcTAGTCGTGGGATTATCGTGGCATTTCCTCTTTCAAAAGATCGCTTGGACCTTTGATCTGTGGATCTGCTACAACGACGGGCATCTTTCGATAGCAAATCAACTTATACCGGCATTGAGATGGCCATTATAGGTGAAAGATAGCGAGGGTGGCTTGGCTAAAATAGATCGTCAAATCTAACGAAAGGATTAGGGTTCACCAAAACTTTGGCGAGCAGATTTGGCAATGGTAAGCAACGTTGGAGGCCTTCAAATCGGATTGCCTCGCTATCTATTTGATTTGGGTGACGAAGCATTCAAGATAGTGTTAGTAATTAAATTGACAGCAAGTTTAGATTGATAAATACATGGTGTCATTAGCCGCACTTGGGTGTTAATTGTTGAGGTGGTTTATGAACTCTTGTTTCTTAAAAGTAGGCTTTTCAACATAGACCATGGTTACTTGAAATAGGGTGTAACCAAGCTACTAGAGTATGAGACGAGAGGACTTgtaatttggtaaatttaaaatttaaaactttgttAATAAGTGCATTATCCTTTTGAGATGGGTACCGCATGGGTCTCTTGAGAAATGAAAtctcattaaattttatagtgCAATTCTCCCAATCTGATCTCAACAAGGGATATCATATCAAAGCTACTGAATTCTTATGTCTATAACCCAACAATTGATAATAGAGAGTTATGTAAAGTTATAGATAATTTTGGTTTGGTCGTGGTATTTCATTACCAAAATGGAGCATCTCTAATAAATTGGACCTGATAGAATTTAAGAGTATTGTGACCACATCGTTCTATAAGTAATATTTATGCAAGTTGCCCTAGAAGCATAGGTGAAGTGGCGAGCAAGTGATACGTTGTGATTAGTGCTAGTAGGTCACGAGTTCGATATTTGAGTTAGACAATGGTCAAATGCCCACTTGTGATTTACCTTCTCTGTCGAAATTGAGAATACGAGCGAAGAAAGACCGCACAAAAACGATAATCCCAAGATTTATGCAAGCTTCTACGAACATATCCTAACTTGGTTTCAACCTCTTCAATTTTTAACCATGATAGTCGAGTATAGATTCTCGTgtcacactatatatatatatatatataagatcataatttaagagaaaatagtCATGCTCGTTGCATGTATTTTTTAACATTGATGTGGATGTAGACTAAGatttagtaaaataaatttaacgaGGGACTCAAAGGAAAACTTAGAAagagatattaaaaaaaaattggggatAAAAGGatctatttaataaatatatatcaatctaATAACAAAGTGCACGAATGAATAaagtctaaaaattaaaaaatataaaataaaagggtTAAAAGAAGAGCTTCACACCAAAAGATCTGTGGAGACTTGTTCTTGAGAGGATCCCGGGAGAGTCTCAGCAGACTCCTGCAAAAAGGGTCCCTAGAAGACCTTAAATTTTTTGGGCTTTGTTTGAGGAATTTCTAttttctaaaatcaaaattgtaaataagataattttaaaaatctcttGAGGAATCTCATAAGGGATGAGACTTTTTCATAAGAGTTCAAATCTTAATCGATTTTGAAATACTCCCAAACTCCACTATGAATAAGTGagtccaaattaaaaaaatatacatatttaatattaattcaagaactctataaattttttaacattatcaaaaatttaactcaaGTATCAAAAGGTTCGGATAGAGAATGTCTCAGGGTGtctaatcattttcttttttacataattttaatgacttaaagataaattttaaaataaataaatttattattatattcagtcaataataatttcaacattgatgggaaaagaaaagaatcatGCTCATAGCATGTACCTCTTAACATATTCTGGGATATTCGTTCAGAGTACTAGTAAATCACAAATCAATTTGGTGAAGAGAAAACAAAGGTCAATTAATGGGTTGTAAAATCTAGACCAATTAATTACAATGCAAGCCAACTGATAAAGCAGTTCTTACTCTCGGTGGAGCTACTCAAGATAAATAGACAATTAAGGGGCAAACGAAACATATTattgaatcttgaaaatcttttttGAGGATCAAGTTATCTAGATCTTATGTTTATATGCCAGAAGAAAAAAGGTCTTCATTTTGCTTCTCGTTGCAAATTGCTGCACCAATGCTAACAATAGATAAGACCAAGTTTGCTGCAGGACTGATGCTAAGTTTATCATGTACTAAGGACATTAAAGCTGCAAATTGAAAAGGTCCAAGAGATaagttttgatatataataatgcAACAAATCAAATACCTGTTATAATGTAATAAGTTTTATGACTTGTGATGGAAGAACACTGGACAAAATGAGTTAAATAGCATCTTCTTACAGAGATGGACAGCCCAACCGCAATGAGCCAAACTCATCAAACGTTGTGGTGAATGCCAAATCTCCTCACCGCCCATTTGGCTCGGCAAACCTCAGCCCACATCCCATCTTCTCAATAAACTTGGTAAGCCGGAGGTGCTTTCCAGCCCACTCATCAGCTAACTTCTGCTCCTTGGCTTCTGCGTCCCTTTTCAGTCCGGCTAGCTGTTCTCTGTATTCGGCCTCAATCCTGTCCAATTCAGCCTTCAGCTCTTCCTGGAGAGCTCTCACCTTGGACTCGATCGCCTCGATTTTCTCGCTCCTCCGGGTTGCCTTCTCTGATTCGAGTTGCAGCTCCACTCTTTTCAACCTCCAGGCAGCTTCTTTCTTGTGCACTAGCCAAGCACGATGCCCTTCTTCCAATTCTCTGCAGCATTCTGCAAGCTCAGAAATTATTATGTTCTCTCCACAACCAGGTGTCGCCCCATGAGGCAGCAATGCACCCAAGACGATGGGGTTATTCTCTAATCCTCTATCGGACTGCAGCCAGGAAATTGCCGGTGATGGTGGAACGGTTGCAGGAGAGAGACTCAGCGTTACAGAAGGGGAGGGTGGCCTAGCATTGGAGGCGGCACTAGAATTGGAAAGCCATGGAGGAAGTAAAGTTGGTGGCGGAGGAGGTGGATCAGTGTGAAGGAAACCACCATTAGAAGGTGGCATAAGATAATTAGGAGCAGAGCGCTCTTTTACCAGCTTCTCTGCAAAAGTCTCAAGAATCCTTTCATACTTGCTGTCCTCAACTGGGTCCACAGCCTTGCTGTTATCCTTCTGCTCTCTCTGTTGCTTCTCTTTGAAAACTTCCCACCACTTTCCTAGTCTCTTGGCAGTTCGGCCAGGGACTTCAGCTgcaatttttttccatttattaCCGTATTTGGCCTGAAGACGGATGACAAGACGCTGCTCCTCTTCAGTGAGGGACCCCTTCTTGATGCCAGGTTTTAGATAGTTCTTCCACCTCTCCAAGCAGGATTTGGCATCCCGACTGAAGGGTGTATTCATGCGCTGCGACACAAGGTTCCACTCCCTCGGTCCATATTGTTTCACATATGCACGCAATAAAGCATCCTCTTCAGGTCGCCAGCGCTGTCTTTCCTTCATCTCCAGGAGCAAATGCCAAGTCCCATTGCCTCAAACTCCTCATAATATATCtgataaaaaagatgaaaatcacaACATCATCCTGCTTAAACAATTCAGCATCAAACATCCTCTAGCAGGACCAATAGCCTAACCCAAACATGGCCcacaatgaaaataatatagttCCTGGAGAAATATGCTGGACTTCTAGGGGGTGCTTAGTTGTTGAAAAAAGCCCCAGCTTCTGAAAAATTACTCTACAAAATgtagaaaacttgttcaaataccacacaaaaaaaagttCTACTTGGAAAATGCAGTTCTTCAAAATTGAACAGAACTTGGAAAAACTCTTAAAATGAGTCCATTCAAATTTTCCTTGCTAATTTGGAGATACAAAAAGCACACCTCTCCacaaatttttctccaaaattgtcttcatctccatctctaacacaagttaaacaaaagaaaaaccctctctctctctctctgaacaTATGTTCCCATTTTCTTGATTAgaaatttgttttctttatttttaacattcaaacacgcttttcaaattttatttggaaaataaaaactagagagattttatagaaaattgaagATAGAAAACTGAGAaatattttccacaactaaacagcccccTAATGTTTTCCCAGAACCCTACATTTCCCATCCTAGTTGCTCAGGGAACTAACACAGAAATAACAGCTGTAGTGAAGTGAAGTATGAAGCAAGACGGACACAAAATGGATTCCTCATCAATAACAAAGATAAAACCAGCACCAGTAGTTGCCATCCCTACCCATTACAGGCTTGAAAGCATTAGTACTGGTCCTCCTCCTCTGTTTGCTAATTATCAGCTAGCATGCTATTCTCAATTTATAGTGAAAACATGAACACAAGATTCACCAATGGGACTACTATGAATTACAACTAAGTCCATCATGTAAGAGACCTAAGGCAATTAACTTGGTGACTGTCTAATTCCTCGAATCTCTTCTCCTTATGCTTTGGTTCACCCCTTTGCTCCACAGAGAGGGCAGCAACCAAGTTTAACAACAGACCGTGAAAGTGAGCAACTACTTCGTTTTGTTTAACATGACGGGCACTTGAGCAAGgtgattttttcttgtatttttttaatgataaatcCTAAGCAAAGGTATACACACCCATAAAAGTTCCTAAGGTAAATTTACATTATTCTGCTTTTCAAAGGAAACAAATGGAATACATATGATTCCAGTGCAAGAAATAGGAATGGGCACGCGGTGTGATATGGGAGGTTAGAAACTCAACAAAATAGTTATTCTGCAAATTAACGATGGATAACCCATTTCCAAACCATTTCTCTGTTTTCTAGTTCAGTTGTTACTTGATAATACAATAATTATTCTGCAAATTATTCATATATAACTGATTTCCGGGAGTATTGATCATGACCCATTTTCTTGAAACATTATCCTGGCAAACCCATTTCTCAATACTTTTTAGTTCAGTTTTTACTTTATTCTTTTCCATCAAATGAGAACATTTTTTGTTTGACctaataaaaaacacaaaagaaaaaagacattCTTTGTTTGCGGGAGAGATGGTAATGGAATGGGACAGAAATGTGTAGAATGGAAAGTAAAACATTTTCTCCTTGTTTGGGAAAGTAATGGATGAAAAGTTAGGTAAAATACGTAAAATACTTCAACCTAGTTTGGGAGAGAGATGGAAATGGATGGAATAGGAAAAtgttaaaacaacaaaatgacaTTTAGTACCttcttaatgaaaaaaaaagtgtttaaTTTGAAcgtacataaaattataaagaataataCTGTAGACACACAAAAAGTTGTCCATCCATTCTTTCCCAATTTGGgggagacaaaaaaaaaagggctttGGAGCAgaattccattccattccattattattatcatctcTATCAAACAAGGAGAAACACCTTCCGCCTATTTCCACTCCATCGATCCCCCTCTCTCCCAATCACACTGTTCATATAATGAAGAGAGGATGCtttaaattgttaaatttaCTCTTTCAAGTAGAGTG is a window encoding:
- the LOC127789248 gene encoding transcription factor AS1-like, whose amino-acid sequence is MKERQRWRPEEDALLRAYVKQYGPREWNLVSQRMNTPFSRDAKSCLERWKNYLKPGIKKGSLTEEEQRLVIRLQAKYGNKWKKIAAEVPGRTAKRLGKWWEVFKEKQQREQKDNSKAVDPVEDSKYERILETFAEKLVKERSAPNYLMPPSNGGFLHTDPPPPPPTLLPPWLSNSSAASNARPPSPSVTLSLSPATVPPSPAISWLQSDRGLENNPIVLGALLPHGATPGCGENIIISELAECCRELEEGHRAWLVHKKEAAWRLKRVELQLESEKATRRSEKIEAIESKVRALQEELKAELDRIEAEYREQLAGLKRDAEAKEQKLADEWAGKHLRLTKFIEKMGCGLRFAEPNGR